In one Neobacillus sp. WH10 genomic region, the following are encoded:
- a CDS encoding MFS transporter: MGKKLKILGEVELTKDLLLLLVIGGLYSLSVSLSNTFVNIYLWKQTGKFSDIALYNLSIVVLQPLTFILAGRWAKKIDRVIVLRIGVIFLAIFYLSVLISGTKASTYLLLLGSLLGIGYGFYWLAYNVLTFEITEPETRDFFNGFLGILTSAAGMIGPIAAGIIITRFEKFTGYTFVFGLSLALFALAVFMSFSLKPRPASGNYCFKRILEERKLNENWRLITNAHFFQGLREGTFLFIISVFVYISTGSEMALGTFGLINSGISFIAYYFASRMIKKSFRKKAILIGGIILYAAVLLVVWDVNYVKLLIYAGMIAIGYPLLLVPYMSTTYDVIGSGWKAAEMRIEYIVVREIFLNIGRIVSILAFLAAVTWFNEAQSIPILLLFLGAGHSLIYFFIKRVQIPEVKMR; the protein is encoded by the coding sequence ATGGGAAAAAAATTAAAGATTTTAGGTGAAGTAGAATTAACAAAAGACTTGTTGCTCTTGCTGGTTATTGGCGGCTTATATTCATTAAGCGTTTCCTTATCTAATACATTTGTAAATATTTATCTTTGGAAACAAACAGGAAAGTTTTCGGATATTGCCCTTTATAACCTTTCGATTGTTGTTTTACAGCCCTTAACGTTCATTTTAGCAGGGCGGTGGGCAAAGAAAATCGACAGGGTGATTGTACTTCGAATTGGTGTCATCTTTTTAGCGATTTTCTACTTATCAGTATTAATTTCAGGTACAAAGGCTTCCACCTATTTACTATTATTGGGGAGCCTGCTTGGAATAGGTTATGGTTTTTATTGGCTAGCCTATAATGTACTAACCTTTGAAATCACTGAACCTGAGACAAGAGATTTTTTTAATGGATTTTTGGGGATTTTAACCTCGGCTGCTGGAATGATTGGACCGATAGCTGCTGGCATCATCATCACTCGATTTGAAAAATTCACCGGCTACACGTTTGTTTTTGGTTTGTCATTAGCTTTATTCGCGCTAGCTGTATTCATGAGTTTTTCATTAAAACCAAGACCTGCATCTGGAAACTATTGCTTTAAACGAATATTAGAGGAAAGAAAACTAAATGAAAATTGGCGTCTCATAACAAATGCCCACTTTTTCCAGGGACTTAGAGAAGGGACGTTCTTATTTATTATCTCTGTCTTTGTGTATATATCAACGGGTAGTGAAATGGCTCTTGGAACATTTGGACTCATTAATTCGGGAATATCCTTTATTGCTTATTACTTTGCTTCACGGATGATTAAAAAAAGCTTTCGAAAAAAAGCCATCCTTATTGGCGGAATCATACTTTATGCTGCTGTCCTGTTGGTTGTATGGGATGTCAATTATGTTAAATTGTTAATTTATGCAGGGATGATTGCAATAGGCTATCCACTTTTACTCGTCCCATATATGTCAACTACATATGATGTTATTGGAAGCGGATGGAAAGCGGCAGAAATGAGAATTGAGTATATAGTGGTCCGTGAAATATTTTTAAATATCGGGCGCATCGTATCCATCCTTGCCTTCCTCGCTGCGGTAACCTGGTTTAATGAGGCGCAAAGTATTCCAATCTTACTATTGTTTTTAGGTGCTGGTCATTCCTTAATTTATTTTTTTATAAAACGGGTACAAATACCAGAAGTGAAAATGCGATGA
- a CDS encoding superoxide dismutase: protein MAFELPKLPYAEDALEPHFDKETMNIHHTRHHNTYVTNLNNALAGNEELLSKSVEEVISNLDAVPEAARTAVRNNGGGHANHSLFWQILSPNGGGAPAGELADAINSKFGSFEGFKEEFTKAATTRFGSGWAWLSVNNGELELSSTANQDSPLMEGKTPILGLDVWEHAYYLKYQNKRPDYIGAFWNVVNWDEVTKRYNEAK, encoded by the coding sequence ATGGCATTTGAATTACCAAAATTACCTTATGCAGAAGATGCTCTTGAACCACACTTTGATAAAGAAACAATGAATATTCATCACACAAGACATCACAACACATATGTTACAAACTTAAACAACGCATTAGCAGGTAATGAAGAATTACTTTCTAAATCAGTGGAAGAAGTAATTTCTAATTTGGATGCAGTTCCAGAGGCTGCTCGTACTGCAGTACGTAACAATGGCGGCGGACATGCTAACCACTCTTTATTTTGGCAAATTCTTTCTCCAAATGGCGGGGGCGCACCTGCTGGTGAATTAGCTGACGCGATCAACAGCAAATTTGGCAGCTTCGAAGGTTTTAAAGAAGAGTTCACTAAAGCTGCAACTACTCGTTTCGGATCTGGCTGGGCATGGTTGTCTGTAAACAATGGTGAATTAGAATTATCCAGCACTGCAAACCAAGATTCTCCATTAATGGAAGGGAAAACTCCAATCCTTGGTCTTGATGTTTGGGAGCATGCATACTACCTAAAATATCAAAACAAACGCCCAGATTACATCGGTGCATTCTGGAATGTAGTAAACTGGGATGAAGTTACAAAACGTTACAATGAAGCAAAATAA
- a CDS encoding DUF1189 domain-containing protein, translating into MNIFKQFYKSIYSPKDIALFRFQGIGKTILYVFFLTFISILPFIIFLSTDLSTGIDSAKSIIKDEAPEFSIKNGLLSAKTEVPVTINKDNFTIIIDPTGAISDSDVENEGNAFAMLKDEFVLSSGGRIDTYPYSMLQGLNITKSSMLDFIDTIGGMKSIIIPVMSVFIYLFSSAASFIEVSILAMFGLALTNLLGKNLNYRQLWRIAAYSETLPTLFFTIMAAIKTSVPYSFAINWGVAIIVLLLAINEMPKPKKAN; encoded by the coding sequence ATGAATATTTTCAAACAATTTTATAAAAGCATCTACTCTCCAAAAGATATTGCCTTATTTCGTTTTCAAGGAATTGGGAAAACTATTTTATATGTTTTTTTCCTAACTTTCATTTCTATTCTTCCGTTTATCATTTTTTTAAGTACCGATCTTTCTACTGGCATAGATTCTGCAAAATCCATTATCAAGGATGAAGCACCTGAATTTTCGATAAAGAATGGTCTGTTGTCAGCTAAAACAGAGGTACCCGTTACAATTAATAAAGATAATTTTACTATTATTATTGATCCAACTGGAGCCATTTCTGATTCGGATGTAGAGAATGAAGGGAATGCATTTGCTATGCTGAAGGATGAGTTTGTCCTTTCATCAGGCGGAAGGATTGATACCTATCCATATTCAATGCTACAAGGCTTAAACATTACAAAGAGCTCGATGCTAGATTTTATTGACACAATTGGTGGAATGAAGAGTATTATCATCCCTGTGATGTCAGTGTTTATTTATTTGTTTTCAAGTGCTGCAAGCTTTATTGAAGTATCCATATTAGCCATGTTCGGTCTGGCTTTAACAAATCTTTTAGGCAAAAATCTGAATTACCGTCAATTATGGAGAATAGCTGCATACAGCGAAACCTTGCCTACCCTATTTTTCACCATTATGGCAGCTATTAAAACATCAGTACCATACAGCTTTGCCATTAATTGGGGTGTGGCGATTATTGTCTTATTATTAGCTATTAACGAAATGCCAAAACCGAAAAAAGCGAACTAG
- the pstA gene encoding phosphate ABC transporter permease PstA codes for MKSKTADRIATGVFIAIAIIIISILVGLFSFILVNGLKHVSFDFLTTPSSNVRAGGGIRDQLFNSFYVLFITMLIAIPLGLGGAIYMAEYAKPGKITDIIRSCIEVLASLPSIVIGMFGLLMFVNLTGWGYSILGGALALTIINLPSIVRVGEDAIRSVPRDLKEASLALGITKWHTIKTVILPTAFPSILTGVILAAGRVFGEAAALLFTAGLSTPRLDYTNWNPFSDQSPLNIFRPAETLAVHIWSVNTQGLIPDVEEISSGSAAVLVISVLLFNLLARWIGSLIHKKITATK; via the coding sequence ATGAAAAGCAAAACAGCTGACAGAATAGCCACTGGTGTGTTTATTGCCATTGCTATAATAATTATTTCTATTCTTGTTGGATTATTCTCGTTTATCTTAGTGAATGGACTTAAACATGTGTCTTTTGATTTCTTAACCACTCCTTCTAGTAACGTAAGAGCTGGCGGGGGGATTCGAGATCAACTATTTAATTCTTTCTATGTTCTTTTTATTACAATGTTGATTGCTATTCCACTTGGTTTAGGCGGCGCCATTTATATGGCCGAATATGCTAAGCCTGGTAAGATCACCGATATTATTCGTTCCTGTATTGAGGTTCTTGCCTCTCTACCATCGATTGTTATTGGTATGTTCGGATTATTGATGTTCGTTAACTTAACAGGGTGGGGGTACAGCATTTTAGGTGGTGCCTTAGCGCTAACTATTATAAACCTACCTTCTATTGTACGGGTAGGTGAAGACGCAATTCGTTCAGTGCCTCGTGATTTAAAGGAGGCAAGTCTTGCCTTAGGAATTACCAAGTGGCATACAATTAAAACCGTTATTTTACCAACGGCATTCCCATCAATCTTAACAGGTGTAATCCTGGCAGCGGGAAGGGTATTCGGTGAAGCTGCTGCACTATTATTTACAGCTGGTCTTTCAACACCGAGACTCGATTATACAAATTGGAACCCATTTTCTGATCAATCGCCACTGAATATTTTTCGCCCTGCCGAAACGCTTGCAGTACACATTTGGTCAGTTAATACACAGGGGCTAATTCCTGATGTTGAGGAAATATCGAGTGGTTCGGCAGCCGTGTTAGTAATATCGGTTTTACTATTTAACTTATTAGCTAGATGGATTGGCAGCTTGATTCATAAAAAAATTACTGCAACTAAATAA
- a CDS encoding phosphate ABC transporter substrate-binding protein has product MKSLKKFSLLTLFAALMVFTAACGGGASTDKTEGTDKTSKTEEKKELSGSLSVSGSSAMQPLVAAAAEEFMNENPNVDIQVNAGGSGTGLSQVAEGSVQIGNSDVFAEEKEGIPADQLVDHKVAVVGMTAAVNPKVGIKDIKKEDLIKVFTGKITNWKELGGKDQKIVLVNRPDSSGTRAIFNKFALDGATPAEGITEDSSNTVKKIINETEGAIGYLAFSYFTDDSVTPLSIDGIEPTAENVQSGKFPVWAYQHSYTKGEADGLAKAFLDYLMSDDIQNTLLKEQGYLPVTKMKVERDAKGNQKNL; this is encoded by the coding sequence ATGAAAAGTTTGAAAAAATTTAGCCTACTTACACTATTTGCAGCGTTAATGGTATTCACTGCTGCTTGTGGAGGCGGAGCTTCTACAGATAAGACGGAAGGAACAGACAAAACATCAAAAACTGAAGAAAAGAAAGAACTTTCTGGCTCATTAAGCGTTTCTGGTTCATCCGCAATGCAGCCATTAGTCGCAGCTGCAGCTGAAGAATTTATGAATGAAAATCCAAACGTTGATATACAAGTAAATGCTGGCGGATCTGGTACAGGCTTATCACAAGTTGCTGAAGGATCTGTTCAAATTGGTAACTCGGATGTATTTGCTGAAGAAAAAGAAGGTATCCCAGCTGATCAGTTAGTTGACCATAAAGTAGCGGTTGTAGGAATGACTGCTGCTGTTAACCCTAAAGTTGGTATTAAAGATATTAAAAAAGAAGATTTAATTAAAGTATTCACAGGAAAAATTACTAACTGGAAAGAACTTGGCGGAAAAGACCAAAAGATCGTTCTTGTAAACCGTCCTGATTCTTCAGGAACACGAGCTATTTTCAATAAATTTGCTCTAGACGGTGCAACACCAGCTGAAGGAATTACTGAAGATTCTTCTAACACAGTTAAGAAAATTATCAACGAAACAGAAGGTGCAATTGGTTACCTTGCCTTCTCATACTTCACTGATGATTCTGTAACACCACTTTCAATTGATGGTATCGAACCAACTGCAGAAAATGTACAATCCGGTAAATTCCCGGTTTGGGCGTACCAACATTCTTATACTAAAGGTGAAGCTGACGGTTTAGCAAAAGCTTTCCTAGACTATTTAATGTCAGATGATATCCAAAATACTTTATTAAAAGAACAAGGATATCTTCCTGTTACAAAAATGAAAGTAGAACGTGATGCAAAAGGAAATCAAAAGAATTTATAA
- a CDS encoding Crp/Fnr family transcriptional regulator has protein sequence MPKSSISLYSLMLQFFQKSEPIQKFKSGSVLFQEKDSVEFVYLLLKGKIALGRVHLRGKDFILKILDDQEVIVEYQLFKANPHYQFYAKTLTDCELLLIKKEQFEEFILTDPEAMNELVTWLSTGYLKAQMKCQDLIMNGKKGGLYSILIRLCNSYGVKTEDGILIDLPLTHQELANLTYGTREVIQRALKDLREKDIILYENQKFTVKNLSFLKEEVDCQNCSFEICGLN, from the coding sequence ATGCCAAAAAGCAGCATTTCATTATATAGCTTAATGCTCCAATTTTTCCAAAAAAGTGAGCCAATCCAAAAGTTTAAATCCGGTTCTGTTCTTTTTCAAGAAAAGGATTCTGTCGAATTTGTTTACTTATTGCTTAAAGGCAAGATTGCCCTAGGGAGAGTTCACTTAAGAGGGAAGGATTTTATATTAAAAATCTTAGACGACCAAGAAGTAATTGTCGAATACCAGCTTTTTAAAGCAAATCCTCATTATCAATTTTATGCTAAAACATTAACAGACTGTGAATTGCTGCTAATTAAAAAGGAGCAATTTGAAGAATTTATTTTAACAGACCCCGAAGCCATGAATGAACTTGTTACGTGGTTAAGCACTGGGTATTTAAAAGCACAAATGAAATGCCAGGACTTAATTATGAATGGGAAAAAAGGCGGCCTATACTCCATCCTCATACGCCTATGTAATTCCTATGGGGTGAAAACAGAGGATGGCATTCTAATTGATCTGCCTTTAACACATCAGGAATTAGCTAATTTAACCTATGGAACTAGAGAGGTCATTCAACGTGCTTTAAAGGATCTGCGTGAAAAGGATATTATTTTATATGAAAACCAAAAGTTCACTGTAAAAAATTTAAGCTTTTTGAAAGAAGAAGTAGATTGCCAAAACTGCTCATTTGAAATTTGCGGTCTTAATTAA
- the pstC gene encoding phosphate ABC transporter permease subunit PstC — protein MEKIIPAKERLLKSEKKWKDGELRGKILVTICAVIMISATISITIFLGTKGLQSFIKNGVSLIEFLTSTQWNPTNKANPEYGAFPFIFGSFAVTFLSAIVAAPLGIGGAIFMTEIAPSWGRKILQPVIELLVGIPSVVYGFIGLTVLVPFIREHVGGLGFSLLSGVIVLSIMILPTITTIATDAMSSLPKNLREGSYALGATRWQTIRKVLIPAALPSLLTAVVLGMARAFGEALAVQMVIGNVRDLPSNLLDASATLTTIITLNMGHTTYGSVENNTLWSMGLILLVMSFVFILLIRYLSSRRKM, from the coding sequence ATGGAAAAGATAATTCCGGCAAAGGAAAGATTGTTAAAATCCGAAAAAAAATGGAAGGACGGGGAATTACGAGGAAAGATTCTTGTAACGATATGTGCCGTGATCATGATATCCGCAACCATATCCATTACCATATTTCTAGGCACAAAGGGTTTACAATCATTTATTAAAAATGGTGTCAGTCTTATTGAGTTCTTAACCAGTACACAATGGAATCCTACAAATAAGGCCAATCCGGAATATGGTGCTTTCCCATTTATTTTCGGCTCATTTGCTGTAACATTTCTTTCAGCAATTGTTGCAGCTCCATTAGGTATTGGCGGCGCGATATTCATGACAGAGATTGCACCTTCCTGGGGAAGAAAAATATTACAACCAGTCATTGAGCTATTAGTTGGAATTCCTTCTGTTGTTTATGGATTCATCGGGCTTACAGTATTAGTGCCATTTATAAGGGAACATGTTGGTGGACTTGGTTTTAGTTTACTTTCAGGTGTCATTGTCCTATCTATTATGATATTACCAACTATCACCACTATAGCAACTGATGCGATGAGCTCTTTACCAAAGAATTTAAGGGAAGGTTCTTACGCTCTTGGTGCAACACGCTGGCAAACCATTCGAAAGGTGCTTATCCCTGCAGCACTTCCTTCGTTACTTACGGCGGTCGTTCTCGGTATGGCACGTGCATTTGGAGAGGCTTTAGCCGTACAGATGGTAATCGGAAACGTGAGGGATTTACCTTCAAATCTTTTAGATGCTTCGGCAACTTTAACGACAATTATCACGTTAAACATGGGTCATACCACATATGGAAGTGTAGAAAATAATACACTCTGGTCCATGGGCTTAATTTTATTAGTGATGTCTTTTGTGTTTATTCTCCTGATTCGTTATCTCTCATCAAGGAGGAAGATGTAA
- a CDS encoding penicillin-binding protein 2 — MVFFVVFVLFSILILRLGELQIVFGDDFKREIERTEDITVNNPVPRGKMYDRNGKTIVDNTPLNAITYTKDQNTNQKEMLETAEILAKLIYKDTSKVPVRDKKDFWIIKHPKEAKEKITKKEWDLYEQKKLDDEQIYKLQLDRVTDEEVASIQGEELETLAIYREFNSGYALTPQIVKNKDVTPEEFAVVSENLENLPGVDTTTDWERMYVFGDTLKSILGDVTTSEAGIPKEQLDEYLARGYSRNDRVGKSYLELQYEDVLHGQKAKVKNVTDKSGKILSTEVVSEGKRGKDLVLTIDMDLQQQVEKIIEEELWSAKQKPGTGLLDRAFVVLMDPHTGEVISLAGKQIGKDKDGKTVMKDFAGGNITTSYAVGSAVKGATILTGYKTGAISPGEYLVDEPLLIKGTKPKKSWKTFGNINDLRALQVSSNVYMWKTVIAMGNGKYVPNGPLVLDTEKTFNTMRQSFSQFGLGTRTGIDLPNEMSGFPGSENKPGLLLDLAIGQYDTYTPIQLAQYVSTIANGGNRVQPHLVKEIREPIMENNELGPIVEEIQPKVLNHLDMKDEWIKRVQEGFRMVMQVGDGTGVSTFKGASYSPAGKTGTAQAFYDGPVKSQKNADVMNLSLVSFAPYENPEVAMAVLVPWAYQGNTGPSINMTIGKRVLDAYFDLKKSRPVNDGTATSIQQADNIDTTQNSQQSGQ, encoded by the coding sequence ATGGTATTCTTTGTTGTATTTGTGCTTTTTTCCATTCTGATTCTTCGCCTTGGCGAATTACAAATTGTTTTTGGTGATGATTTTAAACGTGAAATTGAACGGACGGAGGATATTACCGTAAATAACCCCGTGCCAAGGGGAAAAATGTATGACCGTAATGGAAAAACCATTGTGGATAATACCCCGTTAAATGCAATTACTTACACTAAAGACCAAAATACCAATCAAAAGGAAATGCTCGAAACAGCAGAAATTTTAGCAAAACTAATATACAAAGATACCTCAAAAGTTCCTGTTCGAGATAAAAAGGATTTTTGGATCATTAAACACCCTAAAGAAGCTAAAGAAAAAATCACTAAAAAAGAATGGGATCTTTATGAGCAAAAAAAATTAGATGATGAGCAGATTTATAAACTGCAGCTTGACCGAGTTACAGATGAAGAAGTTGCAAGTATTCAAGGCGAAGAACTTGAAACGCTTGCTATCTATAGGGAATTTAATAGCGGCTATGCATTAACACCACAAATAGTCAAAAATAAAGATGTAACTCCGGAAGAATTTGCAGTGGTCAGTGAAAATTTAGAGAATCTCCCAGGAGTTGATACCACTACGGACTGGGAACGAATGTATGTATTTGGGGATACCTTAAAATCTATTTTAGGTGATGTAACTACATCTGAGGCTGGTATACCTAAGGAACAGCTCGATGAATATCTTGCACGCGGTTACAGCCGAAATGACCGCGTTGGAAAAAGTTATCTCGAGCTTCAATACGAAGATGTCCTCCATGGTCAAAAAGCAAAAGTAAAAAATGTAACGGATAAGTCAGGAAAAATCCTATCTACTGAAGTCGTTTCGGAGGGAAAGCGTGGAAAAGACCTTGTCTTAACAATCGACATGGACCTGCAGCAGCAAGTAGAAAAAATTATTGAAGAGGAATTGTGGAGTGCTAAGCAAAAGCCAGGTACGGGCCTCTTGGATCGTGCTTTTGTGGTATTAATGGACCCACATACTGGTGAAGTAATATCACTTGCTGGAAAGCAAATTGGTAAGGATAAGGACGGCAAAACGGTGATGAAGGATTTTGCTGGTGGAAATATTACCACCTCCTATGCCGTTGGTTCAGCTGTCAAAGGAGCGACCATTTTAACTGGTTATAAAACCGGCGCTATTAGTCCAGGGGAATACTTAGTTGATGAGCCATTACTAATCAAAGGAACAAAACCTAAAAAATCCTGGAAGACATTTGGAAACATTAATGATCTTAGAGCATTACAAGTATCATCCAATGTTTATATGTGGAAAACTGTTATTGCTATGGGAAATGGCAAATATGTTCCAAACGGACCGCTAGTTTTAGACACTGAAAAGACATTTAATACCATGCGGCAATCATTTAGTCAATTTGGTCTGGGTACCCGGACTGGGATTGACCTGCCAAATGAAATGAGTGGCTTTCCAGGATCAGAGAATAAGCCCGGGTTACTTCTTGACCTTGCGATTGGCCAGTATGATACGTATACACCAATACAACTCGCACAGTATGTGTCCACGATTGCGAACGGTGGTAATCGTGTACAGCCGCATCTTGTCAAGGAAATTCGCGAACCGATCATGGAAAATAATGAATTAGGTCCGATAGTTGAAGAAATCCAACCGAAAGTGCTAAATCATTTAGATATGAAAGATGAATGGATCAAGCGTGTTCAAGAGGGCTTCCGAATGGTTATGCAGGTTGGTGACGGTACTGGGGTTAGTACATTTAAAGGTGCTTCATATAGCCCAGCTGGTAAAACAGGAACAGCACAAGCGTTTTATGACGGTCCTGTTAAATCGCAAAAGAACGCAGATGTTATGAACCTAAGTCTTGTCAGCTTTGCGCCGTATGAAAATCCGGAAGTGGCAATGGCCGTACTTGTACCATGGGCATATCAAGGAAATACCGGACCAAGTATTAATATGACAATTGGCAAGAGAGTATTGGATGCCTATTTTGACTTGAAGAAGTCACGTCCGGTAAACGATGGAACTGCAACAAGCATCCAACAAGCAGATAATATTGACACAACTCAAAACAGCCAGCAATCTGGGCAATAA
- the pstB gene encoding phosphate ABC transporter ATP-binding protein PstB: MEKDTTEQTIQSTVQLQMENILKVNNLEIFYGEKRAVNGISMDIGKNSVTALIGPSGCGKSTFLRSINRMNDLIPGARAQGEIIYEDLNILSEQINVVALRKEIGMVFQKPNPFPKSIYENITHALKFAGIKNKSKLDQMVEESLQKAALWDEVKDRIHKSALSLSGGQQQRLCIARTIAMKPTVMLLDEPSSALDPISNAKVEELIVELKKDYSIIIVTHNMQQASRISDKTAFFLSGDLIEYDATEKIFTNPSVKKTEEYISGRFG; this comes from the coding sequence ATGGAAAAAGATACGACAGAACAAACTATACAATCAACCGTCCAGTTGCAAATGGAAAATATATTAAAAGTAAATAATTTAGAAATATTCTATGGGGAAAAACGAGCAGTTAATGGAATTTCTATGGATATAGGAAAGAATTCAGTAACAGCTCTGATTGGACCTTCGGGCTGTGGAAAGTCTACGTTTTTAAGAAGTATTAACCGGATGAATGACCTGATTCCCGGTGCAAGGGCACAAGGAGAAATCATTTATGAGGACCTTAATATCTTGTCTGAACAAATAAATGTGGTGGCATTACGAAAAGAAATTGGCATGGTATTTCAAAAGCCAAATCCTTTTCCGAAATCAATATATGAAAATATTACCCATGCACTAAAATTTGCAGGTATTAAAAATAAAAGTAAACTTGATCAAATGGTAGAAGAGAGCCTGCAAAAAGCAGCATTGTGGGATGAAGTAAAAGACAGGATTCATAAATCCGCACTCTCACTATCAGGAGGACAGCAGCAGCGTCTTTGCATTGCTAGAACGATTGCGATGAAACCTACTGTGATGCTCCTTGATGAACCATCTTCAGCATTGGACCCTATTTCCAATGCAAAGGTTGAAGAGCTGATTGTTGAATTGAAAAAGGATTATTCAATCATAATCGTAACTCATAATATGCAACAGGCTTCCCGTATATCTGATAAAACAGCCTTCTTTTTAAGCGGTGATTTAATTGAATACGATGCGACTGAAAAAATCTTCACCAATCCTTCCGTCAAGAAGACGGAAGAATATATCTCTGGAAGGTTTGGATAA
- the pstB gene encoding phosphate ABC transporter ATP-binding protein PstB, producing the protein MTALTLTRQVFDINKLNLWYGDHHALKDVNFPINSKEVTAIIGPSGCGKSTFIKTLNLMINMVPNIKMTGEISFNGKNILDEKIDLVELRKHVGMVFQKGNPFPQSIYDNVAYGPRVHGIKKKKHLDEIVIKSLMDVALWEEVKDRLTAPALGLSGGQQQRLCIARALATKPDVLLMDEPTSALDPISTLKIEELILELKDKYTIVIVTHNMQQASRVSDKTAFFLMGELIELDSTSTIFSNPKDSRTEGYITGRFG; encoded by the coding sequence ATGACAGCTTTAACATTGACCAGACAAGTATTTGATATAAATAAGTTAAATTTATGGTATGGGGACCATCATGCATTAAAGGACGTCAACTTTCCAATTAACAGTAAAGAGGTTACGGCGATTATTGGACCGTCAGGGTGCGGAAAATCCACTTTTATTAAAACGCTAAATTTGATGATCAATATGGTTCCAAATATTAAAATGACCGGAGAAATTAGCTTTAACGGAAAAAATATATTAGACGAGAAAATCGATCTTGTCGAACTTCGCAAACATGTTGGCATGGTTTTTCAGAAGGGAAATCCTTTTCCACAATCTATTTATGATAATGTCGCTTATGGCCCGAGAGTTCATGGAATCAAAAAAAAGAAGCATCTTGATGAGATTGTGATCAAATCACTAATGGACGTGGCTTTATGGGAGGAAGTAAAGGATCGTTTGACTGCCCCTGCACTTGGATTATCTGGAGGACAACAGCAAAGGTTATGTATCGCTAGAGCTTTAGCGACAAAACCGGATGTTTTATTAATGGATGAACCGACTTCTGCGTTGGACCCTATTTCAACCTTAAAAATAGAAGAATTGATTTTAGAATTAAAAGATAAATATACAATTGTTATTGTAACCCATAACATGCAGCAAGCATCACGCGTGTCTGATAAGACTGCCTTCTTTTTAATGGGTGAATTAATCGAACTAGATTCAACATCTACTATATTTTCAAATCCAAAAGATTCACGTACTGAAGGTTATATTACTGGAAGATTCGGATGA